A single Pirellulaceae bacterium DNA region contains:
- a CDS encoding FHA domain-containing protein, with amino-acid sequence MLFLTYHNASGQMQTVWLKPNQTLMIGSGFESDVDCRFDRQMADLHFQLQSDGNSWTVRPLRSDPLFVNGNPVAASQTLHDGCRIRAGDTEFTISIEGASTPTPTQPPEKAPPPSAPNIPLAWTQQSPIALDIQCDPTMQPLLLQSLCKGYNLYAAVNQLRLKRSIDGLPLVGDDLFEQAPEEIRATDSLHLISVPLDKLSGLSQSLLACGRSDGLSLLIAKLPLEAMIEEMRILWAWFSRPSLLRFHLLQGSKFLTDKLLEHPRCLVLSQPDDANRLQLLASTERFADLTKQIELFAQSHPTTTGSVASVAR; translated from the coding sequence ATGCTGTTCCTAACTTATCATAACGCGTCAGGCCAGATGCAAACGGTTTGGTTGAAGCCCAATCAAACTTTGATGATCGGCAGCGGCTTTGAAAGCGATGTGGATTGTCGGTTCGATCGGCAAATGGCCGACCTCCATTTCCAGCTTCAATCCGATGGTAACAGTTGGACGGTGCGACCGCTGCGGTCCGACCCGCTGTTCGTCAATGGCAATCCAGTGGCCGCCTCTCAGACGCTCCACGACGGTTGCCGCATTCGAGCAGGTGATACAGAGTTTACGATTAGCATCGAGGGTGCCTCCACACCGACTCCAACTCAACCCCCCGAAAAAGCTCCGCCACCTTCCGCTCCGAATATACCGCTTGCCTGGACTCAGCAATCGCCGATCGCGCTCGACATCCAGTGCGATCCAACCATGCAGCCGCTACTGCTGCAGTCGTTGTGCAAAGGCTACAACCTTTATGCTGCCGTCAATCAACTACGGCTCAAGCGCTCCATCGATGGATTGCCGCTGGTTGGTGACGACCTGTTTGAGCAGGCCCCGGAGGAGATTCGCGCCACCGACTCGTTGCATTTGATCTCCGTTCCGCTGGACAAACTGTCCGGACTGTCTCAATCGCTATTAGCATGCGGTCGGTCCGATGGACTCAGCCTGCTGATCGCCAAGTTGCCTCTGGAAGCAATGATTGAAGAGATGAGAATCCTGTGGGCCTGGTTCAGCCGTCCTAGCCTATTGCGATTCCATCTCCTTCAGGGTTCTAAGTTTCTTACCGACAAGTTGCTTGAACATCCACGCTGCCTAGTTTTATCGCAACCAGACGACGCCAACCGCTTGCAACTATTGGCCTCCACGGAACGGTTTGCGGATTTGACGAAACAAATTGAGCTGTTCGCTCAATCCCACCCGACCACCACCGGCAGCGTTGCGTC